A stretch of DNA from Alicyclobacillus acidocaldarius subsp. acidocaldarius Tc-4-1:
CCATGGTCGAAAACGGCCAGAGCGCAGAGGAGAACCAGGTGTCAAGCACGTCCTCGTCCTGCGTCACGTCCGCCGATCCGCAGTGGAGGCAATGGTCGAGGTCGTCCCGGGACACGGACACCTGCCCGCACGATGCGCAGTACCAAGCCGGGATTCGGTGGCCCCACCACAGCTGGCGGGAGATGCACCAGTCGCGCACGTTCGTGAGCCATTGTTCGAACACCTTCATGAATCGGTCCGGCAGGAACCGCAGCTCTCCCCGGCGTGCGCGCTCGAGGGCGTCTCGCGCGAGCGGCTCCATGCGGACAAACCACTGCTCCGACAGATACGGCTCGATGACCGTGCCGCAGCGCTCGCAGTGACCCACGGCGTGTTGAAGCGGTTCCTCCTGGACGAGGTAGCCCTCTTCGCGCAACGCCTCGACCACCCGCTCCCGCCCTTCCTCGCGCGAGAGACCCGCGAATCGACCGGCGAGATCGGTCAGGCGACCATCCTGATCCATGCAGACGAGCGCCGGCAGTCCATGCCGCTCGCCGACCTCGAAATCGTTCGGGTCGTGCGCGGGCGTGATCTTGAGGCAACCGGTGCCGAAATCTCGCTCGACGTAACTGTCTGCAATGACGGGAATGGAGCGATGGGTCAACGGAAGCCGAAGGGTCTTGCCGACGAACGAAGCGTAGCGCTCGTCATCCGGGTGCACGGCGACGGCCACGTCCGCGAACATGGTCTCGGGGCGGGTGGTAGCGATGACAAGATGGCCCGAGCCATCCTCGACCGGGTAACGGACGTGATACAGGACACCTGGCTCCTCGATGTGCTCCACCTCGATGTCGGAGAGCGCGGTCCGACAGCGAGGGCACCAGTTGATGATGCGGTTTCCGCGATAGATGAGGCCTTCCTCGTACAACCGCACAAACACCTCGCGGACGGCGCGCGACAGCCCGGGATCCATCGTGAACCGCTCGCGAGACCAGTCACACGAGGCGCCGAGCGAACGGATCTGGCTCGTGATAGTACCACCGTACTGCTCCTTCCACGCCCAGACCCGCTCCACGAACGCCTCTCGCCCCAGGTCGTAACGCGACTTCCCTTCTTGCTCGCGCAGCGCCTGCTCCACGCGCGCCTGGGTGGCGATCCCGGCGTGATCCGTGCCGGGCACCCAAAGGGTCTCGTAGCCCTGCATGCGGCGGAAACGCGTGGCGATGTCCTGGAGCGTCGTGTCGAGCGCATGGCCGAGATGGAGAACGCCTGTCACGTTCGGCGGAGGCATGACAATCGAAAAGGTTCCTCGGGTGCCTTCGCGAGGCACGAAGTGGCCGCCGCGCTCCCACACCTCGTAGATACGCGATTCGACGGATTTAGGATCATACACCGTGGAGAGCGTTCGTTCGCTCATGTGAATCCTCCTCGTCTCATGGAAAAGAGCCCCCAGTCCTTCAGGACGGAGGGCTCCGCGATACCACCTGAATTCCCCGCGCCAAACCGCCCGGGGCACTCGAACATCGATAACGGGATGACCGGCACGGCTCCAGGACGACCTTCAAGCGGCCGGAAGGGGCGCGGTCTCAGCACTCTGCCCGCCCTCTCTGGACAACCGGCGACGCCCTACTCCTTCCCTTCTTCGCCTTGGCGTATGGGATCTGGTACGTATAGTACGCAACCTGGGAATTGGTTGTCAAGATTTCGGCCGCCGACCTCGCCCGCGGCGTTTCTTCTTCCGGTGAATGCGCACGCGCGGCCGCTCGTCCCCTTCCGCCCGCCGCGCCTCGGCCTCCTTCTGCGCTCGCTCGGCCGCAAGCTGGGCTCTGCGCCGTTCCGACCAGTCCGTGCTCCACCCGTAGACCCACGCAAAGACGAGCGCGATGACAAAGGTCATCGCATTCCGCAACAGAAAAGCGCGTTCCTCTCCGTGCGCGATGATTGTGCGCGTCTCGGCGTAACCGAGCGTGTACTGAAACAAAAAGCCCAGCAAATAGCTCACGGCGGCCACAACCAGGCCGTTCAGGCTCCGCTTCTCCTTGGCGCGCTGCATTACCGCGATCACGGCGATGAGCGTACCGAGTTCCGCCGAGAAGAAGAACGAGTACTTGCCTCCGGACGCGTAGTATACGATGCACTCCAGGACTGCGACCGCGGCGACCGTCAACAGGTCGAACCGCCAGTACCAGCCGCGCCACACGCCCGTTTTCCACGCGTTCGTTATCGCCTCCAACCGACTTCCTCCAGACCTGCCGCGAATGTAGACGACCCTATGTTATCAGATCGAACGCCGTCTGCATACTCAAAGACCACTCCGTCCAACAGCCGCATATACATGTATCGGCTCAGTGAGGAGGTCAGCCTCGTGGGATTGTTTCAAAACTTGCTCCGCTTCGTGAAACTGCTGCTCGCACTCGCGATTTTGCTTTTGTTTTTCAGGGCCATTTTCTGGCCAAGTGCGCTTGATCTCCTGATCCTCATGCTGCTCTTCCTTGTATTTTTTCTCATGTTCATCGGCGCGCCATGACTGGGTAATCCACACAAAAACGCGGGAACCGCGACCTCGGCCACGATTCCCGCCCGTCCCCTCACGCATGGGTTCCACTTGCTCAATTGAGTTGCACGACTTTCTGAATCGTCACCCTGCGCTCGGGTACCAAAAGCGCCATCCCAGGCTCCAGATGTCCCTGAAGCCAAGGGTTGGCTCGCTCCAGCTCGCTCGGCAAACAACCACACCGTTCCGCCACACTCTCTAAGGTCTCGTGTTCGAGCACGATGACGAAGCGCAGCGTGTAGCGCGGCTCCGGCGCGTTGAAGTCGACGAACGACCACAACTTCTTGTCCTTCGCCTTAAACTGCTCGCTCTCATGACGCGCTTCCGCGCCCTCTCCAGGCTCAGCTGGTAGGTCGACCGACACCGGCGCCTCAGCGCCAGACTGCTGCTCGGCGGGAACCTCCACCGTATCCTCCCGAACCGACGCGAAGAACGAGACCTTTGGCGTCGGGTCCGCCGCGACAGCCGGCGGCTCCTCGCTCAGAACGTGGGCCTCGCTCAGAACGTGGGCCTCGCTCAGAACGTGGGCCTCGCTCAGCACATCTTCCTCAGATTCGGACCGAGCTGAAACGCTTGGTTCCTGCTGCAAGGGGGCACGCGCATCTGCGTCGCTCGTGGCTTCGAACACCACGTCATCCGCCTGATGGACGAATTCGAAGGAGGCCACGGGTGCCTGCGAGGCCGAGACTGGGTCGCTCGACGCATCGAGCCCTCGAGGCCCGATTTCTCCCATCGCATCCACCGGCCCCGTCTCCGGCAAGAAGCGATCGAACTCGGCGAGATCGCGCTGAACCGTCGGGGGTCCCTCATCCGCACCGGCGGATGCCCCCGCAGATTCCGAGGGTTCCGCGCCACCGCGCGCCTCGCTCACCGCCTCGACTGTGGACTGGACGTTTGCGCCAGAGGCTGTTTCCTCGTGGGCTTCGCCGCGCAACGCGGACTCGAACGGCATCTCGGCAGTCACCTGCAGAGGCCCATCGCTCGCGGAGTTTTCCTCTCCTTCGGCCGAGAACATCTCCTGGACTTCCTGTGCGCCGCAGCGAAACAGATACCCTTTGGAACCGTTTAGCCCGTGCACCTCGAGCCATCCACCCAAATGGAGCCACGCGTCGCCCGACACATCGAGCTCAACGCCCGCGAGCCGGCTCTTGACGTTCAGTACCCCGCCCGGTTGCGCAGAGGCCGGAACGCGCAAAAGGAACGGAAGCCGCTGATGAACATGGACCACGTCGCCGCTCGACGCCTTCTGCACGTAGGCCGCAAAGACGATCGCGCCCTCAAGCTGATACGTATCGCGGTCCTGATCGAACGCGACGATCTCCGTCGCGACGGTCGCATCTTGCACCACATCGCCGGAGGCGACTTGTTCGGCGTAGACTTCTTGATCGACCGGCAGCCGAATCAAGAGTTCGCGCGAAACTTCGGACATTCGAGCCCCTCCTCAAACCGCAGGATTCCACCACCAATCTATGTCCCGCGAAGGCGAGATATGTCGATGGGAACGCGGTTCGAGAGGGTAATTGACGTCGAGACGGTACCGCGTCACGCCCTCCGCTTCGCGATGCGCGGAAAGACGCGCTCCATAGCCTCGATGGTCTTTTCGATCTCGACCTCGCCGTGCACCATCGACATGAAGCCACTCTCCAACTGAGCGGGCGCAAATGCCACGCCTTCCGCCAACATTTCGTGGAAGAAGTCGGCGTAGAGCGCTTGATCGCAAGCTTTCGCCGTCTCAAAGTCCACGATGGGGCCGTCATGGAAAAAGAGGCCAAACATACCGCCGATGGCGTGGCCCGTAGCTGGCAGTCCATACGTCGCGGCGAGTCGACAGAACGCCTCCACAAGCCTGCGACCGTACGACTCCAGGCGCTCGTAAGCGCCTTCGGCCGCCGCCCGTTTCAGCATGCGAAGCGACGTGAGGCCTGCCGCCATCGCGAGCGGATTTCCGGAGAGCGTACCGGCCTGGTACACCGGTCCCTCCGGCGCCACGAGCGCCATGAGGTCCTTGCGCCCGCCGTAGGCGCCCACAGGAAGACCGGCGCCGATGACCTTGCCGAACGTCGTCAGATCCGGCAGCACGCCGAACCGCGCCTGCGCTCCGCCAAGGCCGACGCGAAAGCCCGTGATGACTTCGTCGAAGATGAGGAGGGCGCCATAGCGACGCGTGATGTCCCGCACGGCCTCCAGGTACCCCGGCCGCGGCAGCACACACCCCATGTTGCCCGCCACGGGCTCCAGGATCACGGCCGCGATCTCGTCGCCTCGATCGGCAAACAGCTTCTCCATGGCAGCGGCATCGTTGTAGGGCACCGTCAGCGTGCGCTCGGCCACGGACTGGGGGACGCCGGGCGAGTCCGGCAGGCCGAGGGCGGCCACGCCCGATCCCGCCTTGACAAGAAACGAATCGGCGTGCCCGTGATAACAGCCGATGCACTTGACAATGGCCGTCCGCCCCGTGGCGGCGCGGGCCAGGCGGATGGCGCTCATGGTCGCCTCGGTGCCGCTTGAAACCATGCGCACCTTCTCGACCGAGGGCACGAGCTCCACAATCTCCTCCGCCATCTCGGTCTCAAGCTCGGTGGGCACGCCAAAACTCGTCCCGCGCGCTGCCGTGTCAGCAATCGCCCGGACAATATCTGGGTGCGCGTGGCCCCAGATGAGCGGTCCCCAACTCATCAGATAGTCGATATAGCGGTGGCCGTCGATGTCGTACAGGTACGGCCCTTCGCCGCGATCGGCGAAATACGGCGTGCCGCCGACCGCGCGGAACGCCCGGACGGGCGAATTGACGCCCCCCACGAGAACCCGCTTTGCCCGTTCAAAGGCTTGCTTAGAACGCTCCCCGACCATGTCCACTCCTCCTCAGCGCGCCTCTTCCCGCAGCCAGCGGAGCACGTCCGGCGCGTGATACGTGAGAATCAGATCCGCGCCCGCGCGCTTGAACGAGGTCATCATTTCCATGACGACCGCCTTTTCGTCGATCCACCCGTGTTGCGCCGCCGCCTTGACCATGCTGTACTCGCCGCTCACATTGTAGGTCGCGATGGGCACGTCAAACGCCGCGCGGAGGCGAGCCGTGACGTCCATGTACGAGAGCGCCGGTTTCACCATCAGCATATCGGCTCCTTCTTCAAGGTCCGATCTCGCCTCGCGCATCGCTTCGCGGCCGTTGGCAGGGTCCATCTGGTAGCTCTTGCGATCGCCAAATTGCGGCGCCGAGTCCGCCGCCTCGCGGAATGGACCGTAAAACGACGACGCGTATTTCACTGCGTACGACAGGACAATGACGTCCTCGAAGCCTCTCGCATCGAGCGCCTCGCGGATGGCTGCGACACGGCCGTCCATCATGTCCGAGGGCGCGACGATGTCCGCACCGGCCTGCGCGTGCGACACGGCCGTCTTGGCCAACAGTTCAAGCGTCGGATCGTTCACAATTTTCCCGTCCCGGACGAGGCCACACTGGCCCAACGGATTGTACTCGCACAGGCACACGTCCGTCATGACCACGAGATCCGGATTTTCAGCCTTGATGGCGCGAATGGCCTCCTGCACCACGCCGTGCTCATGGTACGCAGAGGAGGAGAGTTCGTCCTTCTCGCGCGGGATGCCAAAGAGGATCACCGACTTCAGGCCGAGTTCCGACAGCGACGCGATTTCCCTTCGCAGCGCGTCCAAGCCGTAGCGGAAAACGCCCGGCATCGAATGGATGGGCGAGGTCCCGTTCAATCCTTCTTGGACGAACATCGGATAGACGAGATCGTCCGCGTGGACGCGATGCTCCCGGACGAGATCGCGCAGATAAGGCGTGCGGCGCAGGCGCCGGTGGCGGCGAAATGGACTCATATCGATCACGCTCCCTTAGGATACAAAGTCTCGAGATGGTGAATCAGCGCTTCGTGCGACGGCTCGGGCGGAGGCTCGAGATGGCGCACGCCCAGCCGGTCGAGCGCGCTCGCGGTGGTTCCGCCGAATGGCAGCCACGCGAAACGCCCAGGCGCGAAGATCAGGTCGCGCACAGGGTGCGCCGCGATGGCGGACACAGCGGAGGGGCTGAACAGGACGACGATGTCGCCTGAGCGTTCCGCTAACTGATCCGCCGCTTCTGGCCGGAGGACGGTGTCATACACAATCCACTCGGTCACGCGGCGCCCGACGCGGCGGAGTTCCTCCGGAAGCACCTCGAGGGCCAGACGCCCGCGCGGGAAGATAAAGCCGCGCGAAGGTGGACACACTTCGAGGAGTCGCTCGGCAAATTCTTTTGCGCCGCGCACGCCGGGAAAGTGCACGGCGTTCGGCGCCACGGCTCGGAGATCGCGCCACGTGGCTGATCCGAGTGCAAAGGCGGCTGGCGCCTCCTGAAGGCGCGCCACCGCCGGTGCACAAGACGCGAGGGCTCGGACGGCCGCGGCCGACGTGAACACCCATGCGTCGTCGCGCGCGGTCACTTCCGCAAGCTGTGAGACCGCCTCGGCGAGCGGTACCGTCTCGATGAGCGGCATGTGCTCCGCGCGAAAGCCGCAATCTCGCAGCGCCGCGGCGAGGACGGCGCCGCGATTTCCAGACTGCGTCACGATGACGTCCGGTCGTGGCATCTCAACCACCTCACGCAGGTCGAAGCCATGCCTCGGCGCCCTGGCGAAGCATCTCTTCAGCCACTGCGACGCCAAGCGCCCCCGCGTCGTCCCCTGTGCGCTCAAGCTGCAGGTGATGGTTCCCGGAGGGATCGGCGACAAACGCGATCAGGCGCAGCCCGCGCCCGACGGATTCAGCGTAGGCGCCAATGGGCACCTGGCAGCTTCCCTCGAGCCGCGCGAGGAACGTCCGCTCCGCTTCTACCGCGCGTGTGGCATCTGGATCCGAAATGGCGGCCAGATGGCGCATCACCTCGTCGTCTTCGGTTCGGCATTCCACGGCAAGCGCGCCCTGCCCCACCGCGGGCACAAATCGATCCACGGGGAGGTACTCAGTGATCTTCCCGGCCAGCCCCAGGCGGTGCAGCCCGCTCGCCGCAAGCACGATGGCATCAAATTGTCCCTCTTCAAGGCGCCGTAGCCGCGTGTCGACGTTGCCGCGCAGCGTGTCCACACAAAGATCCGGCCGGAGGCGGCGGAGGGCCGCCTGCCGGCGCAAACTGCTCGTCCCCACGCGAGCGCCCGATGGCAGATCGAACAGCCCTTGGCCCGTCCGGCTGATCAGGGCATCCCTCGGATCTTCGCGGGGCGGCACGGCCCCAATGGTGAGGCCCTCGCGCAGTTCGAACGGCACGTCCTTGAGACTGTGTACCGCCAGATCGGCTTGTCCAGTGGCAAGGGCTTCCTCGATATCCGCAACAAACAGCCCCTTGCCGCCTACCTCGGACAGCGCTCGATCCACGATCTCGTCGCCGCGCGTCCGGATGGGCACGAGTTCAAACTCGACGCCAGGCGCCACCCGTCTCAAAAGATCCACCACGTAATTCGTCTGGGTGAGCGCGAGCGCGCTCCGCCTCGTCGCGACTCGTAACGTCCGCAATTCCATCCTCCCTCGGGTCATGGCAGCCTTCCGCCGACAAACAGCAAATTGGAGAGCACCGCGACAAAGCAGATGACCTGAAACACCATCATGGCGCGGGTCGCAACTCTCCGGCGCATCCGCCAGACCAAGTAGCTGACATATAGCATGAGACAAAACGCAGTCACCATAAACTTGGGCCATGTGAGCAGCCATTGGTGAAGCACTCTATCGCCCCACCAAAGCCCCGTCACCACGGCCAGAAACAGCAAACCTGCCCCCGTCGCGCTCGCAAACAGCGACAAGCTGTCGAGCGTGGCGAGCGAAGGCAGGTGCAGGTACCAGCGGTCGAACAGGCGCCGGCGAAGGCGCTCCTCAAGCACGAGGTGCATGAGTGCAAAGGAAAAGCTGAACGCAAAGGCCGTGTCCCCGAGCACCGCCAGCGCGACGTGGAGCGCGAGAAGGCTCGACGCAGGAAGAAACGACGTGTTCGACTGCGCCTGCAGACCTCCCGCCAGAAGAGCGAGGCCAAACCCTACCGCGTTCAACAGGAGCGCCACGGGGCTCCAAGCGGCGCCGCGCCCCATCGCCACCGTGACGGTGATCATGAGCCACGCGATGAACAAGGCGAGATCGCCACGAGAATAGTCCGCCGCGCCACGCAGGGAGGCCAAGCGCGCGAGAAACACAGCTGTCACGAGTGCAAAGGACGCTACATACAGCCCATAACCGACGCGCAGAGAGAAAGGTATCGCCCGCACGAACGACCAGCCGGACCACACGAGCGCCAACGCATACGCAACCATGCTCAGGACATACCACGTCCCCATGTCTATCGCTCACCCTAGGAGAGCGCCGGCCGCCGGGCAGCGTCGGCCGCATAGGAAGAGCCTTGTCCCCACTCGACGCGAACGCGGTTGTGGCCCGTTTCAGGCTCCAGGCCAAACAGCGCGGCGAGCGTCTCCGCGTAACCTGGGTCGCCCGACTGCAGCGACAACTCCTTGACGTTTTTCACAGGTTCCCTCAGCAGTTGGTGAACGATGCTCATCATGTGCTTGTGAATGACTTTCTGATCTCGCTCGCTGAGGTGAGGGAGTTTGCGCACGAGGCTCGCCATGACCTCGCGCTCGATGGCCTCTCCGCGCTGATGCAGTGCGGCAATCACAGGTACGACCTCCTGCTCCGCCAACCATCGAGAGAAGGCGCGCACGCTCTCGTCAATCATCGCTTCGACCGCAGCCTCCTGGCGAGCGCGCTCCTCGAGATTCGCGGCGACCACGCCCTCGAGATCGTCCACATCGTACAGGTAAGCCGACGTCCAACGCGACACCTCGGGATCCACGTCGCGCGGGACGGCAATGTCCAGGATGACAAGCGGCCGTCCGCGGCGCGACGTCATGGCATTCGCAACCATTTCCTGCGTCACCACGTAGCGCCCTCGACCGATGGCACTTAGCACCACATCCGCGCGGATCAGCGCTTCTGCAAGCCCTACCTCATCCAAGGGCCGCGCGTCACCACCGACTTCAGCGGCGAGCGCCTGCGCCCTTTCCAGCGTCCGGTTGAAGATGAGGAGGGACTTCGGCTGGTGTGCGGCGAAA
This window harbors:
- a CDS encoding valine--tRNA ligase encodes the protein MSERTLSTVYDPKSVESRIYEVWERGGHFVPREGTRGTFSIVMPPPNVTGVLHLGHALDTTLQDIATRFRRMQGYETLWVPGTDHAGIATQARVEQALREQEGKSRYDLGREAFVERVWAWKEQYGGTITSQIRSLGASCDWSRERFTMDPGLSRAVREVFVRLYEEGLIYRGNRIINWCPRCRTALSDIEVEHIEEPGVLYHVRYPVEDGSGHLVIATTRPETMFADVAVAVHPDDERYASFVGKTLRLPLTHRSIPVIADSYVERDFGTGCLKITPAHDPNDFEVGERHGLPALVCMDQDGRLTDLAGRFAGLSREEGRERVVEALREEGYLVQEEPLQHAVGHCERCGTVIEPYLSEQWFVRMEPLARDALERARRGELRFLPDRFMKVFEQWLTNVRDWCISRQLWWGHRIPAWYCASCGQVSVSRDDLDHCLHCGSADVTQDEDVLDTWFSSALWPFSTMGWPENTPDLARFYPTSLLVTGYDILFFWVARMAFMGVHFTGRMPFQTVLLHGLLRDAKGQKMSKSKGNGIDPMDVIDKYGADALRFMLASNTVLGNDLRFSWEKVEGARNFLNKLWNAARFVLMNLEEGFSPLPLDAQSLDLADRFILHRLGETIRRVTSALEDYDVGEAARTVYEFTWDEFCDWYIEFAKINLYGDNADKKRQTQSVLLTVLSRVLGLLHPYIPFITEEIWQALPNTTGMLIDAAWPEAADLPQDEAAVEQMRVAMDVIRAVRNVRSELQIPPKTSIPIVIACDSERVRGVVDQVTEMISRFCNAERVDVGAGIEAPKQAAVQVVTGAKIYIPLAGLIDMDAERERLRKEANRLKGEVERLEKKLANENFVHRAPQEVVAQEREKLADYRAKLLTVEERMASLEG
- the hemL gene encoding glutamate-1-semialdehyde 2,1-aminomutase, encoding MVGERSKQAFERAKRVLVGGVNSPVRAFRAVGGTPYFADRGEGPYLYDIDGHRYIDYLMSWGPLIWGHAHPDIVRAIADTAARGTSFGVPTELETEMAEEIVELVPSVEKVRMVSSGTEATMSAIRLARAATGRTAIVKCIGCYHGHADSFLVKAGSGVAALGLPDSPGVPQSVAERTLTVPYNDAAAMEKLFADRGDEIAAVILEPVAGNMGCVLPRPGYLEAVRDITRRYGALLIFDEVITGFRVGLGGAQARFGVLPDLTTFGKVIGAGLPVGAYGGRKDLMALVAPEGPVYQAGTLSGNPLAMAAGLTSLRMLKRAAAEGAYERLESYGRRLVEAFCRLAATYGLPATGHAIGGMFGLFFHDGPIVDFETAKACDQALYADFFHEMLAEGVAFAPAQLESGFMSMVHGEVEIEKTIEAMERVFPRIAKRRA
- the hemB gene encoding porphobilinogen synthase, with the protein product MSPFRRHRRLRRTPYLRDLVREHRVHADDLVYPMFVQEGLNGTSPIHSMPGVFRYGLDALRREIASLSELGLKSVILFGIPREKDELSSSAYHEHGVVQEAIRAIKAENPDLVVMTDVCLCEYNPLGQCGLVRDGKIVNDPTLELLAKTAVSHAQAGADIVAPSDMMDGRVAAIREALDARGFEDVIVLSYAVKYASSFYGPFREAADSAPQFGDRKSYQMDPANGREAMREARSDLEEGADMLMVKPALSYMDVTARLRAAFDVPIATYNVSGEYSMVKAAAQHGWIDEKAVVMEMMTSFKRAGADLILTYHAPDVLRWLREEAR
- a CDS encoding uroporphyrinogen-III synthase; translated protein: MPRPDVIVTQSGNRGAVLAAALRDCGFRAEHMPLIETVPLAEAVSQLAEVTARDDAWVFTSAAAVRALASCAPAVARLQEAPAAFALGSATWRDLRAVAPNAVHFPGVRGAKEFAERLLEVCPPSRGFIFPRGRLALEVLPEELRRVGRRVTEWIVYDTVLRPEAADQLAERSGDIVVLFSPSAVSAIAAHPVRDLIFAPGRFAWLPFGGTTASALDRLGVRHLEPPPEPSHEALIHHLETLYPKGA
- the hemC gene encoding hydroxymethylbilane synthase; translated protein: MELRTLRVATRRSALALTQTNYVVDLLRRVAPGVEFELVPIRTRGDEIVDRALSEVGGKGLFVADIEEALATGQADLAVHSLKDVPFELREGLTIGAVPPREDPRDALISRTGQGLFDLPSGARVGTSSLRRQAALRRLRPDLCVDTLRGNVDTRLRRLEEGQFDAIVLAASGLHRLGLAGKITEYLPVDRFVPAVGQGALAVECRTEDDEVMRHLAAISDPDATRAVEAERTFLARLEGSCQVPIGAYAESVGRGLRLIAFVADPSGNHHLQLERTGDDAGALGVAVAEEMLRQGAEAWLRPA
- the ccsA gene encoding cytochrome c biogenesis protein CcsA; translated protein: MGTWYVLSMVAYALALVWSGWSFVRAIPFSLRVGYGLYVASFALVTAVFLARLASLRGAADYSRGDLALFIAWLMITVTVAMGRGAAWSPVALLLNAVGFGLALLAGGLQAQSNTSFLPASSLLALHVALAVLGDTAFAFSFSFALMHLVLEERLRRRLFDRWYLHLPSLATLDSLSLFASATGAGLLFLAVVTGLWWGDRVLHQWLLTWPKFMVTAFCLMLYVSYLVWRMRRRVATRAMMVFQVICFVAVLSNLLFVGGRLP
- the hemA gene encoding glutamyl-tRNA reductase, whose protein sequence is MKIFVVGLSHKTAPVELRERVSLGEAEVRHVLTQLRDSRTVLESVVVSTCNRLEVYGLGPSARAGSDFALSAVAHLTGVDRDLLKRYAYVREGEDAVRHAMRVACGLDSVVFGETQILGQVRDAYQLSLEEGATGSVLNRLFREVIHVGKRAQTETSIGREAVSVSYAAVQLARKVLGELRDKQVVVIGAGHMAGLAARHFAAHQPKSLLIFNRTLERAQALAAEVGGDARPLDEVGLAEALIRADVVLSAIGRGRYVVTQEMVANAMTSRRGRPLVILDIAVPRDVDPEVSRWTSAYLYDVDDLEGVVAANLEERARQEAAVEAMIDESVRAFSRWLAEQEVVPVIAALHQRGEAIEREVMASLVRKLPHLSERDQKVIHKHMMSIVHQLLREPVKNVKELSLQSGDPGYAETLAALFGLEPETGHNRVRVEWGQGSSYAADAARRPALS